In Oxyura jamaicensis isolate SHBP4307 breed ruddy duck unplaced genomic scaffold, BPBGC_Ojam_1.0 oxyUn_random_OJ106628, whole genome shotgun sequence, the following are encoded in one genomic region:
- the LOC118160193 gene encoding testican-2-like has product MRGCGALRGLLALLLLLLPGTATGTATATATATGTGTGSGPAGNFLEDEQWLSSIAQYGGRIRHWNRFRDEVEVRAGRGCGA; this is encoded by the exons ATGCGGGGCTGCGGCGCGCTGCGGGGGCTgctggcgctgctgctgctgctgctgcccggcaCCGCCACCGGCACCGCCACCGCCACCGCCACCGCCACCGGCACCGGCACGGGCAGCGGGCCGGCCGGGAACTTCCTGGAGGACGAGCAGTGGCTGTCCTCCATCGCGCAGTACGGCGGCCGCATCCGGCACTGGAACCGCTTCCGAGAC GAGGTGGAGGTGAGAGCGGGGAGGGGGTGCGgtgcg